Part of the Oncorhynchus mykiss isolate Arlee chromosome 12, USDA_OmykA_1.1, whole genome shotgun sequence genome, caccatcattaagtttgctgacgacacaacagtggtaggcctgatcaccgacaacgatgagacgtcagagacctgaccgtgtggtgcaaggacaacaacctctccctcaatgacgtaatcaagacaaaggagatgattgtggactagatttggcatgggttctcatATCCTctaaaggttttacagctgcaccatcaagagcatcctgacgggttgcatcactgttgtacttggcgcatgtgacaaataaaaattgatttgatCCCATCCAGTTGGTGGCGGCAATGCACCTTTTGGGGTTGTCGTCCGCCATGAaacccacagaagaagaagaatggcTTCCTCTGAAACGCATGATGATTCTACGCACAGCAATTAGCTTCGGACTCAACTAGAATGTTCTAGTACCGTTACATTCTTGTACAGTATTAAAGCGCAGCGAAATAAGAACCAACTTTAACATTGTGACACTCGGCGTTTTGAACAAACAGGCAAGTAAAAAGAGCAGCCCAGCTACGTCAAACTGCCTGACATGTTGTTTACTGTGCTAACAGTAGCTAGTAGGATAGCTTTCTTTCTGGCTTTGTAGCCTACCCAACCAAGACCTTTGCTGTAGCTCTCAAAATAGCTAAACCTACCCAGCTAACGTTATTCTGTATGTGCTTGATATTTATGTGACAACTTTCATAGCCAGCAACTTGCTCGCTGTTAGCTAGGCCTAGTATCAGGGATAATAAGTCCTATTTTTTTGTCACTTACCTAGCTAACGTTCGCTACAACCACTTTAATACCAAATCAGGCTATGGTTAGTTGATTTATTTGAGAATGGAATGTGTCAGTGGTCAGGAACCTGCGGCTCTTTAAATGCCCCGTAGCTGCTTCCTGGAGATCTAGCTAAAATTAGTATTTCAAGTTATCAATAGACGATAGAATAATACTGATGGTATGTCAGAACTTGTAGAGCAGTTTGGAACCTTAATTGCAATCAGCAGTTAATTGAACGTTAAAGTGCATAGGTTGATTTTGCTTTCTGACCACAATTCAGTGCCAAATTTGGGGAATAATACATTGACAAACAAGTTCTGGAATAATTTCACCCATTTTTCTCATCAGCACAGAGCATCATGGCAGAAGACCAACGCAACAGGAGACATCCCCAAAACCTCCAGGGTGTCCTTCGATTGGCTGTGGAGGCTGGCTCTGCTGCAGATGGACCCGCCCTCCCTGAACCCATGTCAGAGGAGGTAATGGTCCTTCTTAGTCACCTCCCAGGTCGTCTTCATTACAGATGACTGTGTAGATTAGCCGATCTCACAACAACTTGTTACATTGACAACCAATTTTACATTGACCGTAATGTCACTTTTGTTACAGAGGAAAGAATGGTTGAAAGGAGCTCTTGCGGAAGTGGCCAAAGGACAGAACAGCGAGGTGGAACAGATGAAGGAGTGTATGCGCGTTCTGCTGAGAGATGGAGggtgtgagagggggagagagggagaggaggagggggagacagaaggggCACTGGAGTTTCTCTCAGAGCTGTGTGAGAACCTAGACAATGCCAGAGGTGAGACATGCCAAGAAACAGGTGCTGATGTAAATAAATTACACTTCAGCTTGTGACCCAAAGGAAAGATTCCACTGTCTTTGATGGACCCTAGTTAAAACAATATCAAATGCAACGTTAAGTTGCTGTAGTTttatacattgcattcggaacgcattcagaccccttgaccttttttcacattttgttaccttattctaaaatggattaaactacgtacaataccccataatgacagcaaaaaaacctgaaatatcacatttacataaatattcagactctttactcagtacgttGTTTAATCACCTTTAATAGCAATTAGTACCtcatcttcttgggtatgacgctacaagcttggtacacgtgtatttggggagtttctcccattcttctctgcagatcttctcaagctgtgtcaggttggatggggagcgtcgctgcacagctattttcaggtctccagagatgttcaatcgggtttaagtctgggctctggaCTTGTCCCgacgccactcctgcgttgtcttggctgtgtgctaagggtcattgtgaaggtgaaccttcgctccagtctgaggtcaaGGTTGCTCTGgaggaggttttcatcaatgatctctctgtactttgctccgttcatctttccctcggtcctgactgatctcccagtctctgccgctgaaaaacatccccacagcatgttgctgccaccaccatgcttcactgttgggatggtgccaggtttcctccagatgtgttgcttggcattcaggccaaggagttcaatattggtttttATCAGACTAGATAATCTTacttctcatgatctgagagtctttaggtccATTTTGGCAAATGCCAAGTGGGCCTTCActccttttactgaggtgtggcttctgtctggccactctaccataaaggcctgattggtggagtgcttcagagatggttgtccttctggaaggttctcccatcttcagaggaactggagctctgtcagagtgaccatcgggttcttggtcacatccctgaccaaggcccttccaccctaattgctcagtttggctgggtagccagctctaggaagagtcttggtggttccaaacttcttccatttgaagaatgatggaggccactgttcttggggaccttcaatgctgcagacatttttggtgcacttccccagatctgtgcttcgacacaatcctgtctcggagctctatggaatTTTCCTTCAttctcatagcttggtttttgctctgacatgcactgtcaactgcgggacctttatatagaccggtttgtgcctttctaaatcatgtccaatcaatttaatttaccacaggtggactccaagttgtagaaacatctcaaggaatatcaatggaaataggatggacctaagctcaatttcgagtctcatagcaaagggtctgaatacttgtgtaaataaggtatttctgtttattctttttaatatatttgcaaacatttctaaaaacctgtttactctatcattatggggtatagtatGTGATGAAAaacatttgtaataaatttgaGTAAGGCTgtcatgtaacaaaatgtgtaaaaagttgaggggtctgaataccttcctaatgcactgtatattatagtAAAGACAGATCAACATGGACATGAATGACAAGTTCTATTCATTAATAATAATACTGTGTGtattgtctctggtctgtctgtgtgtcagaccTGATGACCCTGGGTGGGTTGGACCTGTGTATGTCGCAGTGCTTGAACCATCCTCAGGGCAGCGTGAGGTGGCGTGGTGCCCAGCTCATCGCCTCCTGTGCCCAGAACATGCCCCAAGTGCAGTGCCACTTACTCAGCAAGGGGGCGCTACCCAAACTGCTACAGCTGACTGACTCAGATCCCCACCCCACCGTTCGAGTGAAGGCCCTCTACGCTGTCTCCTGTAAGTGTTGCCCCTTGGATAGATACAAACAGTATGGGGAGCACATTCCACCATTGGGTAAATCCTGAATCATGAGAGAGAACTCTAGCCTATCAAAAGGCAAGGTTAAAATATTGCTAATATCTCCTGTTCCTCTCAGATCTAAGTGAAGTTCTGCTGGCCTGGGTGTTGCTGATAGGAGTTCATTTAGATCTGAGCAGTAGTGAAGTACCACACagtaactctttctctctctctccatcaggtcTGGTGCGGGAGCAGGAAGTAGGTCTCCGGGCCTTCCTCTCTCACGATGGCTTCTCTGTGCTGATGAGAGGCATGCAGTCTGACAACGAGAAACTGAGGACCAAGTCGTCTTTCTTACTCCTCAACCTGCTCACAGTCCACCCAGAGCATAAAGGTGTGTGACTAACAGGTCCTCTGTCTGACTGCGAGACTCATTTGGAGACTAGAGACTCTCTGTTTGcagctgtgtgttgttattggtgGAGACTAGAGACTCTCTGTTTGcagctgtgtgttgttattggtgGAGACCAGAGACTCTGcagctgtgtgttgttattggtgGTGTCTAGAGACTGTCTCTGTTTGcagctgtgtgttgttattggtgGTGTCTAGAGACTGTCTCTGTTTGcagctgtgtgttgttattggtgGTGTCTAGAGACTCTCTGTTTGCAGCTGTGTGGTGTCTAGAGACTCTGTTTGCAGctgtatgttgttattggtgGAGACTAGAGACTCTGTTTGCAGCTGTATGTTATTGGTGGAGACTAGAGACTGTCTCTGTTTGcagctgtgtgttgttattggtgGAGACTAGACTCTCTGTTTGcagctgtgtgttgttattggtgGTGTCTAGAGACTGTCTCTGTTTGCAGCTGTGTGTTATTGGTGGAGACTAGAGACTATGTTTGCAGCTGTGTGTTATTGGTGGAGACTAGAGACTCTGTTTGcagctgtgtgttgttattggtgGAGACCAGAGACTCTGcagctgtgtgttgttattggtgGTGTCTAGAGACTGTCTCTGTTTGcagctgtgtgttgttattggtgGTGTCTAGAGACTCTGTTTGCAGctgtatgttgttattggtgGTGTCTAGAGACTCTGTTTGCAGCTGTGTGTTATTGGTGGAGACTAGAGACTCTGTTTGcagctgtgtgttgttattggtgGAGACTAGAGACTCTGTTTGcagctgtgtgttgttattggtgGTGTCTAGAGACTCTGTTTGcagctgtgtgttgttattggtgGTGTCTAGAGACTCTGTTTGcagctgtgtgttgttattggtgGTGTCTAGAGACTCTGTTTGcagctgtgtgttgttattggtgGTGTCTAGAGACTCTGTTTGcagctgtgtgttgttattggtgGTGTCTAGAGACTCTGTTTGCAGctgtatgttgttattggtgGAGACTAGAGACTCTGTTTGcagctgtgtgttgttattggtgGTGTTTAGAGACGATCATGCTGTGTGTTATTGGTGGTGTCTAGAGACTCTGTTTGcagctgtgtgttgttattggtgGAGACTAGAGACTCTGTTTGcagctgtgtgttgttattggtgGTGTCTAGAGACTCTGTTTGcagctgtgtgttgttattggtgGTGTCTAGAGACTCTGTTTGCAGctgtatgttgttattggtgGAGACTAGAGACTCTGTTTGcagctgtgtgttgttattggtgGTGTTTAGAGACGATCATGCTGTGTGTTATTGGTGGTGTCTAGAGACTCTGTTTGcagctgtgtgttgttattggtgGTGTTTAGAGACGATCATGCTTTGTGTCCTCCTGATGTAAGAAATGATTTGAACTGGGTTATTTAGATCATAACTATATCAAtgtactatctctccctctctcagataCAGTTCTCTCCATGGGTATGGTGCAACAGCTGGTGTCTGTTCTACGCACGCCCCACTCCTCCTTCCACGAGCACGTGCTCGGCGCCCTCTGCTGGTAATACATGTGAACACACAGAGGGAAATGTCTTGAAAGTTTCAATGTCTTCTCAATGGAGCTTCAATAAAACAAAGCTCTCTGTCTGTAGCCTGGTGGAGGAGAGTCCTCTGGGTCTGAGGGACTGTCAGAGCCCTACCTTGGGGCTGGAGGAGATGCTCAACCAGCGGGCTGAAGATctgcaggggagagaggagtgtcAGGTAGGTACCCttttctccactcttctccttctcccgtcCCGTGTGACCCATgaacctctccatctctctaaagGCGTCCGATTGCTTCCCATCCGGAACAGTTTGTGAATGTATTATGAGGTTTTGTGATGTTTTTGGTCTTCGGCGAGGGTTCGGCTGTTCATGACCTTTTTTCTCAAGGCAAAGTGAATTTCGGTAGCTGAAGTCTATGCCCCTTCGTCAGTCTTAAATGAAGTGTTAATCCTTCAACGACAGACTCGTTCACatgcacattttatttttattttaaatactgcaccaaacagatgtagatgtagactagatgtaaaattgcgcaacTAAACGTCAAAAGTAATAACATAACTTAAGTTATCGTAGATgaattcagactattttgaggaagtgtaaaCTGACTACAGCATCTCAAGATGGACAAACGGGACTGTTGCCACTTTTTTTCTCGTTTTTCAAGCAACTGTCTttgaagggaggaggacagtggtcTGGCTAGACGCCATCCGAAGCCTTAATACCACCCCTCTGTCACTCCCCATgtgtctcctctccatctctaatactgtccctctgtcactccccatgtgtcttctctccatctctaatactgtccctctgtcactccccatgtgtctcctttccatctctctaaaaCCACCTTTTCGTTCTGGCCCTCTTACTCTTCCCACCGGTTTTTCCCCTCTCTCAAGGTGCATCGCTAATAACATGGAATAATGTATTGATTCCCCAGTCTTTTGCCAGGTATATATTGTTACTTATTTGCCACTAGGCTGCATCTTGTCTGATTTccttcctctggtctcctctttaTAGGAAGAGTTGGAGTTCTGCAAGCGCTTGCGTTCTGCTTGTTTCTGCAGACGGCAACCTGACGACAGTGGAATGGATCGCTGAAATCCAACTGGTCCTCCACTTCTCCTGCAGTGCCGTCATTGGCTAGGAGACATAGGAGGACAttattttaaattaaattaactccttgaggaaaacctgctgaTGTCGTTGTCCATCTAGACCCATGTTACAGGGTGGCTGGATCTAAGAGTGTAGCAGGCTTTAGAGAGCGTTACCCATTTAGCAGCTTTCAGCTTCATTAGTCAGATGTTTTATAAGGCATTTCTGTTGGCTTCTTGTGTTTGGCTTTTTATGACTGTCTTTCATTCAGAATATCCACCGTTTGTCAATGTTTTGTTGAGACGTTTCTGTCTATAAACATAATGGGTGACTTTTGCAGAGCTCTTACGTCTGAAATAACATGAAATATGTAACACACCTTTATTTTTCATCCCCATTTCATCATGAATaaattaacattttattttttcatAAGGGACTTCATTTCTGAGAATCGTCTCTTCATATCAACAGACCGTTATACAGAATGTGTTTGATAAATCACAACTAACAAGGGAAGTGCATCACATCTCAAATCATGTCTTTAAGACCGTAGGACTGTTTTCACAGACAGAGTGAAGGAGAATGATATTTCTAACTTTATTCTGGACTATGGAAAATACTGTCAAGTCCGTCTCatgtcagtccttgcatctagCTGTCTGAATTTTGGCAGTGGTTATGTTTCCCATTCCTGAGCTTTCTCAACAAACGGACAGACTGTCCTGATACTCTGAGGTTTAGTTTAATAAAGAGGATTTTCTTTGGGGGGAATCTTCCTTTTTCAACTTCTTTCTGCCTCATTCTCAGTCTAGTCTCAACAAACAGCCTGAAGTTCCTATAGCTGCCGACTAGTCAGAGAATGGTAGTCCCAAGTTTGCTTTCCATGGCAACGTCCTGATTCTCCACCCTTTTCCAGAATTGTGCACTTAACCACTCCCTGTCATTGATTTAAAAGCGTGAGATTAGTATAAGTAGGCTGGAGGGAGTTTCCACCATTGTAAAGTCCATGTGAGAAAGGGGACAGTTGTTTGTACACTTCGGGAGCAGGGTGGAAAATTGGGACCTGGCCCCTATCTCACATGACCCCTTAACTAAGATTTCTTCCATTTGGCAAACTCATCCCCGCCCTCCGCGGCCTTGATGTCACCCACGGCGATCAGCAGCTGCGCCAGGTAGTACGTCGTCATGACGATGTGCCTGCCGTGCTCCAGGGGCTCCGTCACTTTGAAGGTCTGCAGCGCCAGCGTCAGGTCAGAGGTCATGAAGATCAAACTGCCCAGCATGATCAGCGGTCGGCGGGTGCGAACCGCCAGCGTAGCCATCAGGACGATCAGAGCCACGTACACCCCGACCCTGGGAGTCAGGGCGGCCGCGTCCGGTGTCTTCTGCAGGAAAGGGAAGAGGTAAGCGTAGAGGCCTCCCCCCAGCAGCCACAGGAGCAGGCAGAAGAAGTAggacagggaagaggaggagctGGGGGAGGAGTAACGAGTggagaggaaggtgagggagTAGAGCAGGTGGGCCAAGGCGAAGGAGGCCATTCCTgaggagaggattagagagaCAACAACATTACTTTATTGCCTGTATTCTACCTAAAATAGAGATTTGTCTATGTGCTTTATCCTCCCCAACAAGACAAGCAGAGCGGTTGGAGCAGACAGTCAGCTGCAGTGCAACACCCCAAGAGCAGCAGTTGTGGGTTGAGTGTCTTGCTCAAGTGCACAACAGCAGTTGATGTCACCATTTATTGATatgttacaggggagaggagggggatgaatgagccaattgtaaactggggtttattaggtgaccatgatggtttgagggccagattggtaatttagccaggacaccagggttaacaccccatctcttacgataagtgccatgggatctttagtgaccccagagagtcaggacacccgtttaacgtcccatccaaaagacagcaccctacacagggcagtgtccccaatcactgccctgggccattgttttagaccagagggaagagtgcctccaactggccctccaacaccacttccag contains:
- the LOC110487438 gene encoding hsp70-binding protein 1 isoform X1 — translated: MAEDQRNRRHPQNLQGVLRLAVEAGSAADGPALPEPMSEERKEWLKGALAEVAKGQNSEVEQMKECMRVLLRDGGCERGREGEEEGETEGALEFLSELCENLDNARDLMTLGGLDLCMSQCLNHPQGSVRWRGAQLIASCAQNMPQVQCHLLSKGALPKLLQLTDSDPHPTVRVKALYAVSCLVREQEVGLRAFLSHDGFSVLMRGMQSDNEKLRTKSSFLLLNLLTVHPEHKDTVLSMGMVQQLVSVLRTPHSSFHEHVLGALCCLVEESPLGLRDCQSPTLGLEEMLNQRAEDLQGREECQEELEFCKRLRSACFCRRQPDDSGMDR
- the LOC110487438 gene encoding hsp70-binding protein 1 isoform X2, yielding MAEDQRNRRHPQNLQGVLRLAVEAGSAADGPALPEPMSEERKEWLKGALAEVAKGQNSEVEQMKECMRVLLRDGGCERGREGEEEGETEGALEFLSELCENLDNARDLMTLGGLDLCMSQCLNHPQGSVRWRGAQLIASCAQNMPQVQCHLLSKGALPKLLQLTDSDPHPTVRVKALYAVSCLVREQEVGLRAFLSHDGFSVLMRGMQSDNEKLRTKSSFLLLNLLTVHPEHKVLSMGMVQQLVSVLRTPHSSFHEHVLGALCCLVEESPLGLRDCQSPTLGLEEMLNQRAEDLQGREECQEELEFCKRLRSACFCRRQPDDSGMDR
- the LOC118937787 gene encoding lysoplasmalogenase-like — its product is MDILETAAYDRRQRRNTYCVLLLSLSPFFLAIAVYFYLWIPDSSPSIFAAAIKAAPVISLALLVLSYKGGRSLLGVAGGLIFSAGGDCCLIWPELFLHGMASFALAHLLYSLTFLSTRYSSPSSSSSLSYFFCLLLWLLGGGLYAYLFPFLQKTPDAAALTPRVGVYVALIVLMATLAVRTRRPLIMLGSLIFMTSDLTLALQTFKVTEPLEHGRHIVMTTYYLAQLLIAVGDIKAAEGGDEFAKWKKS